ATGCCGGTGGGATCCTGCAGAGCACTGTCGAGCTGCGAGGCGATGAAGGCCGCCATGGTGGAGATGGGATCGTAGATATTCTTGGGCACGTAGTTGAGGGCGTTGCCGCTGACCATCAACACCGCCATGGTCTCGCCCAGGGCGCGCCCCAGGGCCAGGATGGTCGCGCCCACCAGGACGCGGTGCAGCCCGGGCAACAACACACGGAGAATCACCTCGAAGCGCGTCGCGCCGAGGCTGACACCGGATTCGCGCAGGGCAATCGGTGTCGCCACCAGGGCATCACGCAGCGTGGCGGTGATCAGCGGCACGATCATGAAGCTGAGTACGATGCCCGAGGTGAGCAGTCCGTAACCGCTGCCGGTCGGACCGCGGAAAAAGGGAAATACCGGTCCGAGTATTTTCTCGAGCACCGGGTAAACGTGATGCGAAAGCAGCGGGATCAATGCGACGTAGCCCCACAGCCCGTACACCACGCTGGGAACGGCCGCGAGCAGTTCGACCAGAAACGAGGACGCCTCCCGCAGCGGGCCGCGCACCGCCTCGGCCAGGAAGATGGCCGACAGCACAC
This portion of the Gammaproteobacteria bacterium genome encodes:
- the pstC gene encoding phosphate ABC transporter permease subunit PstC, whose protein sequence is MRVSTFRLGLSAVAALLPLSLLAIIVFLMIYAWPAIQFNGFGFLFHNSWNLGNMYNDPVTVHGTEVLPNANYGVLFLVAGTLLSSLVAIVIALPMGVLSAIFLAEAVRGPLREASSFLVELLAAVPSVVYGLWGYVALIPLLSHHVYPVLEKILGPVFPFFRGPTGSGYGLLTSGIVLSFMIVPLITATLRDALVATPIALRESGVSLGATRFEVILRVLLPGLHRVLVGATILALGRALGETMAVLMVSGNALNYVPKNIYDPISTMAAFIASQLDSALQDPTGMAVRALAEIALLLMVISVVVNAAARLVLWFAGGRK